From the genome of Paracoccus seriniphilus, one region includes:
- a CDS encoding DUF1800 domain-containing protein, protein MVGYSEISAIRLGYGLGPGITAPASAAELIAEIAASAPDSRSISMEQIEALRLEYVDIVRKTRESGGADRSAIQAARKKSTLMARVADQTRLARAVGGGVGFGERLVQFWADHFTVTGGSNAFNAAMASALVEEAIRPHLTGSFADMMYAAETHPRMLTYLNQVRSFGPHSVAARKRPDKNLGLNENLAREMIELHSLGVDADYTQKDVRQLAKLLTGLTYNFRDQRRFRPTMAEPGPETVLGHSYGVSRWGSIRDVRAVIEDLARHPATANHIARKLAVHFVADDPPQNLVERLAVIFRETEGNLSALYDELARAPELTGHFRAKVRQPFDFVVAALRAVGVGHDEIMALPPQQLIARVIRPMTAMGQKWQMPRGPDGWPEAAEAWATPQGLAARIDWSTRQLPKLVGPLPDPRKMLQDCLADTASEPLAWAVPKAETALEGLGVVLGSADFNRR, encoded by the coding sequence ATGGTCGGATATTCGGAAATCTCGGCAATTCGGCTGGGCTATGGGCTTGGCCCGGGAATCACTGCACCGGCTTCAGCCGCTGAACTGATCGCGGAAATTGCCGCGTCAGCCCCCGATTCGCGCTCGATCTCGATGGAACAGATCGAGGCGTTGCGGCTGGAATATGTCGATATCGTCAGGAAAACCCGCGAAAGCGGCGGTGCTGACCGCAGCGCGATCCAGGCTGCGCGCAAGAAATCCACCCTTATGGCGCGTGTCGCCGATCAGACCCGTCTTGCCCGTGCGGTTGGCGGTGGTGTCGGCTTTGGCGAAAGGCTGGTGCAGTTCTGGGCCGACCATTTCACGGTGACCGGCGGCAGCAATGCCTTCAACGCCGCCATGGCCTCGGCCCTTGTCGAAGAGGCCATTCGCCCGCATCTGACCGGCAGCTTTGCCGATATGATGTATGCCGCGGAAACGCATCCCCGTATGCTGACCTATCTCAATCAGGTGCGCTCGTTCGGGCCACATTCGGTCGCGGCGCGCAAACGTCCGGACAAGAATCTGGGCCTGAACGAAAATCTGGCCCGCGAGATGATCGAACTGCACAGTCTGGGAGTGGACGCCGATTACACCCAGAAGGATGTGCGCCAGCTTGCCAAGCTGTTGACCGGTCTGACCTATAATTTCCGCGATCAACGCCGCTTTCGCCCGACCATGGCCGAGCCCGGCCCCGAAACCGTTTTGGGCCACAGCTATGGCGTCAGCCGCTGGGGAAGTATCCGCGATGTGCGCGCAGTGATCGAGGATCTTGCGCGTCACCCAGCCACGGCGAATCACATCGCGCGCAAGCTGGCGGTGCATTTCGTGGCCGATGATCCACCGCAGAATCTGGTTGAACGACTGGCCGTCATCTTTCGCGAGACCGAGGGCAATCTTTCGGCCTTGTATGACGAACTGGCCCGGGCGCCGGAACTGACGGGCCATTTTCGCGCCAAGGTTCGGCAGCCCTTCGATTTCGTCGTTGCGGCCCTGCGGGCCGTGGGGGTGGGCCATGACGAGATCATGGCGCTGCCGCCCCAACAGCTGATTGCCCGCGTCATTCGCCCGATGACGGCGATGGGTCAGAAATGGCAGATGCCGCGCGGGCCCGATGGCTGGCCCGAAGCCGCAGAGGCATGGGCCACGCCACAAGGGCTGGCCGCGCGGATCGACTGGTCGACGCGGCAGTTACCCAAGCTGGTCGGGCCGCTGCCGGACCCGCGGAAGATGCTGCAGGACTGTCTGGCCGATACGGCATCAGAACCTTTGGCATGGGCGGTGCCCAAGGCGGAAACTGCGCTGGAAGGACTTGGGGTCGTCCTGGGTTCCGCCGATTTCAACAGGAGATAG
- a CDS encoding chloride channel protein, producing MADRAKPQQTDTPIRPLSGGWFLSGLVYLRSRYSRAMQILRSRGPSQLQFWFLALLIGIGAGLAALGFRLGIGALQRLIYGADDLRLATTASKLPWYWVLTVPMIGGLVVGLILDRLTPDGRVRAVADVIEGAALEGGRVEIRAGLASALASLLTLGTGGSSGREGPVVHLAGVVSTAVARRIKASPITGRELLGCAVAGAVAASFNAPIAGALFAHEVVLRHFALRAFAPIAISAVAGTVINRLEFGGLTEFRLQQDMDLAFYVELPAFMLLGLVSAVIAVAMMSGIFRAERVGDWLMQRSGWPRWTRPMLAGLLLGAIAIPFPHIIGVGYETTAAALAGRIGLGAAIIFALVKAIAVAITLGGRMGGGVFSPALVMGSLTGLAFGIVATGLFPELSGDVNIYAFAGMGAVGAAVLGAPISTALIMFEMTGDWQTGIAVMTAVSLSSALASRLVHRSFFLTQLENRGVRIAEGPQVWLPQKMRITAIIRKMNAPDAPSMDLARNLHDSGQALTDGMPLELALQEFERTDAAFLPVILPPDPSASDADSPPTPEIIGVVYHVDALRALNQALSEAAAEEHG from the coding sequence ATGGCTGATCGAGCAAAACCGCAGCAGACCGACACCCCCATCAGGCCGCTCAGCGGAGGATGGTTCCTGTCAGGCCTGGTCTATCTGCGCAGCCGATACAGCCGCGCCATGCAGATCCTGCGCAGCCGTGGCCCCAGCCAGTTGCAATTCTGGTTCCTTGCCCTGCTGATCGGTATCGGCGCAGGTTTGGCGGCATTGGGCTTTCGACTGGGCATCGGGGCGCTGCAGCGTCTGATCTATGGGGCCGATGATCTGCGACTGGCCACAACGGCAAGCAAGCTTCCCTGGTATTGGGTTCTGACCGTGCCGATGATTGGGGGACTTGTGGTCGGGCTGATCCTGGACCGGCTGACCCCGGACGGGCGCGTGCGTGCGGTGGCGGATGTGATCGAGGGTGCCGCTCTGGAGGGCGGACGGGTAGAGATTCGCGCAGGTCTGGCCTCGGCCCTGGCCTCGCTGCTCACCCTCGGCACCGGGGGCAGCTCGGGGCGCGAAGGACCGGTCGTACATCTTGCCGGGGTCGTCTCGACAGCCGTTGCCCGCCGCATCAAGGCCAGCCCGATCACCGGTCGCGAGTTGCTGGGCTGCGCCGTGGCCGGGGCCGTCGCGGCCAGTTTCAACGCCCCCATTGCCGGCGCCCTGTTCGCCCATGAGGTCGTGCTGCGCCATTTCGCCCTGCGCGCCTTTGCCCCGATCGCGATTTCGGCGGTGGCCGGAACGGTCATCAACCGACTGGAGTTCGGCGGGCTGACCGAGTTCCGCCTGCAACAGGACATGGACCTGGCCTTTTATGTCGAGCTTCCGGCCTTCATGCTGCTGGGGCTGGTCTCGGCCGTGATCGCCGTGGCCATGATGTCGGGGATATTCCGGGCCGAGCGCGTCGGTGACTGGCTGATGCAGCGCAGCGGCTGGCCACGCTGGACGCGCCCGATGCTGGCCGGGCTGCTGCTGGGCGCGATCGCGATTCCCTTCCCCCATATCATCGGGGTCGGATATGAGACCACCGCCGCCGCGCTGGCAGGGCGCATCGGGCTGGGCGCGGCGATCATCTTTGCGCTGGTCAAGGCCATTGCGGTGGCCATCACCCTTGGCGGGCGCATGGGGGGCGGCGTGTTTTCTCCCGCGCTGGTCATGGGGTCGCTGACCGGGCTGGCCTTCGGCATCGTCGCCACCGGCCTGTTCCCCGAACTGTCGGGCGATGTGAACATCTATGCCTTTGCGGGCATGGGGGCCGTGGGTGCCGCGGTTCTGGGGGCACCGATCTCGACGGCATTGATCATGTTCGAAATGACGGGTGACTGGCAGACCGGCATCGCCGTGATGACAGCGGTATCGCTCAGTTCAGCGCTGGCGTCGCGGCTGGTGCATCGTTCGTTCTTCCTGACCCAGCTTGAGAATCGCGGCGTCAGGATCGCCGAGGGGCCGCAGGTCTGGCTGCCCCAGAAAATGCGGATCACCGCGATCATTCGCAAGATGAACGCCCCCGACGCCCCCTCGATGGATCTTGCACGCAATCTGCATGACTCGGGGCAGGCCCTGACCGACGGCATGCCGCTGGAACTGGCGTTGCAGGAGTTCGAACGCACGGATGCGGCCTTTCTGCCGGTAATCCTTCCCCCCGACCCTTCCGCAAGCGATGCCGACAGTCCACCGACACCTGAAATCATCGGCGTTGTCTATCATGTCGATGCCCTGCGCGCCCTGAATCAGGCGCTGTCGGAAGCCGCGGCCGAGGAACACGGCTAG
- a CDS encoding GH25 family lysozyme translates to MRYLWKIVWGMMLVLAVACSRTPPQSGGGGGSRGYIAGTVPQLGDNKPHEWRNGHPYNHQVHGIDMSRWQGDVDWARVRAAGISFAFIKATEGGDHSDPSFQRYWREAAAARIPRGAYHYFYFCRTGAEQANWFIRHVPREVGSLPPVLDLEWTHSKTCPRRPPPAEVKREASRFLDIVGRHYGQRPIVYTTVDFYRDNDLGDLRAEFWLRSVADHPRETYPGQRWAFWQYTGTGSVPGIKGDVDLNAFAGTSADWARWLSIRLTR, encoded by the coding sequence ATGCGATATCTCTGGAAGATCGTCTGGGGCATGATGCTGGTGTTGGCAGTGGCCTGTTCACGCACCCCTCCGCAGAGCGGCGGAGGCGGTGGCAGCCGGGGCTATATTGCCGGTACCGTGCCGCAACTGGGCGACAACAAGCCCCATGAATGGCGCAATGGGCATCCCTACAACCACCAGGTCCATGGGATCGACATGTCGCGCTGGCAGGGCGATGTCGATTGGGCGCGGGTGCGCGCGGCGGGGATCAGCTTTGCCTTCATCAAGGCGACCGAGGGCGGCGATCACAGCGATCCGTCATTCCAGCGCTATTGGCGCGAGGCCGCCGCTGCCCGCATTCCGCGCGGCGCCTATCACTATTTCTATTTCTGCCGCACGGGGGCCGAGCAGGCCAATTGGTTCATTCGCCATGTCCCGCGCGAGGTCGGCTCGTTGCCGCCGGTGCTGGATCTGGAGTGGACACATTCCAAGACCTGCCCGCGCCGTCCCCCGCCTGCCGAGGTCAAGCGTGAGGCATCGCGTTTCCTGGATATCGTCGGTCGCCATTATGGCCAGCGTCCGATCGTCTATACGACCGTCGATTTCTATCGCGACAACGATCTTGGCGATCTGCGGGCCGAATTCTGGCTGCGGTCCGTGGCCGATCACCCGCGCGAGACCTATCCGGGCCAGCGTTGGGCGTTCTGGCAATATACCGGCACCGGCTCGGTTCCGGGCATCAAGGGAGACGTGGATCTGAACGCATTTGCCGGCACATCGGCGGATTGGGCACGATGGCTGTCGATTCGCTTGACCCGGTGA
- a CDS encoding CPBP family intramembrane glutamic endopeptidase encodes MAVDSLDPVRSHPWLMVEFVALYIGAPLAIALFLPPQRMFAALFLFSIAGMVLLWRTGGFRWGKLIRGRRIPWFEVAGIAAATLISGVVIMWLMQPQGLFAILRERPEFLLLIWLLYPILSALPQELIFRALFFHRYGVLLPRGKAAIAVNAAVFSFAHLMYWSWVVALLTFAGGWFFGRAYLRHGFPAAWLLHAVAGNILFAVGMGYYFYSGNVLRPF; translated from the coding sequence ATGGCTGTCGATTCGCTTGACCCGGTGAGGTCACATCCCTGGCTGATGGTCGAATTTGTGGCGCTCTATATCGGGGCGCCACTGGCCATCGCGCTGTTTCTGCCGCCCCAGAGGATGTTCGCAGCGTTGTTCCTGTTTTCGATTGCCGGGATGGTTCTGCTGTGGCGCACCGGCGGGTTCCGCTGGGGCAAGCTGATCCGCGGCAGGCGGATTCCCTGGTTTGAGGTCGCCGGCATCGCCGCAGCGACACTCATTTCAGGTGTGGTGATCATGTGGCTGATGCAGCCTCAGGGGCTGTTTGCCATCCTGCGCGAGCGCCCGGAATTCCTGCTGCTGATATGGCTGCTCTACCCGATCCTGTCGGCGTTGCCGCAAGAGCTGATCTTTCGGGCGCTGTTCTTTCACCGCTATGGCGTATTGCTGCCGCGGGGAAAGGCGGCAATCGCGGTGAACGCGGCGGTCTTTTCCTTTGCCCACCTGATGTATTGGTCGTGGGTGGTGGCCTTGCTGACCTTTGCGGGCGGTTGGTTCTTTGGCCGCGCCTATCTGCGTCATGGCTTTCCGGCGGCGTGGTTGTTGCATGCGGTGGCGGGAAATATCCTGTTTGCGGTGGGCATGGGCTATTATTTCTACAGCGGGAATGTCCTGCGCCCCTTCTGA
- the mce gene encoding methylmalonyl-CoA epimerase produces MIGRLNHVAIAVPDLQAAVAQYENTLGAKVRPAQDEPDHGVTVVFIDLPNTKIELLYPLGDDSPIKGFLDKNPSGGIHHMCFEVEDILAARDKLKSEGARVLGSGEPRIGAHGKPVLFLHPKDFNGCLIELEQV; encoded by the coding sequence ATGATCGGACGACTCAATCACGTTGCTATCGCCGTTCCCGACCTGCAGGCGGCGGTTGCGCAATATGAAAATACGCTTGGCGCAAAGGTTCGTCCGGCGCAGGATGAACCCGATCATGGCGTGACGGTCGTCTTCATCGACCTGCCCAACACCAAGATCGAGCTGCTGTATCCCCTGGGCGATGACAGCCCTATCAAGGGATTCCTCGACAAGAATCCCTCGGGCGGCATTCATCACATGTGCTTTGAGGTCGAAGATATCCTTGCCGCGCGCGACAAGCTGAAATCCGAGGGCGCCCGCGTTCTGGGCTCGGGCGAGCCCAGGATCGGCGCCCATGGCAAGCCGGTCCTGTTCCTGCATCCCAAGGATTTCAACGGCTGTCTGATCGAACTGGAGCAGGTCTGA
- a CDS encoding DUF1501 domain-containing protein, giving the protein MLSRRAFIKSTALLGCSAAAHPLLSTIAFAEAPGENRLVVIILRGAMDGMDAFQPYGDPNLRKLRRKLSLGPDQGALDLDGFFALHPDMAGLMPLWQAGELAFAPAVSTPYRDKRSHFDGQDMLEAGTGTDLNLIQQRDGWLNRLLQNMPGVQSETAYSVGLEDMKILDGPAPAKSWAPQTRFRLGAQGQRLLQHVWHDDPLFRAAGEQAIEIVSSGVGTVKEEGGPTRDARALARFSADRLNGATRIATFSISGWDSHANQGRVIGRAMNRLSDAILTLRDGLGKNWQRTTVLAMTEFGRTVRENGSGGTDHGTGGAMLMAGGALRGRRAYGGWPGLAEQDLYADRDLMPLRDIRAYAAWALHDLFAVSRDVLEQSVFPQLDMGDNPRFLA; this is encoded by the coding sequence ATGCTGTCGCGTCGTGCTTTCATCAAATCGACCGCGCTGCTGGGCTGTTCCGCCGCCGCGCATCCGCTGTTGTCAACCATCGCCTTTGCCGAGGCACCGGGCGAGAATCGTCTGGTCGTCATCATCCTGCGCGGGGCGATGGACGGGATGGATGCATTTCAGCCCTATGGCGACCCCAACCTGCGCAAGCTGCGCCGGAAACTGTCGCTGGGGCCGGATCAGGGCGCGCTTGATCTGGACGGGTTCTTCGCGTTGCACCCTGATATGGCGGGGCTGATGCCGCTGTGGCAGGCAGGCGAGCTTGCCTTTGCCCCTGCGGTCTCGACCCCTTATCGCGACAAGCGCAGCCATTTCGATGGGCAGGACATGCTTGAAGCGGGAACCGGCACTGATCTGAACCTGATCCAGCAACGCGATGGCTGGCTGAACCGCCTGTTGCAGAACATGCCGGGAGTGCAATCGGAAACCGCCTATTCGGTCGGGCTGGAGGATATGAAAATCCTCGATGGTCCGGCACCGGCCAAAAGCTGGGCGCCGCAGACCCGGTTCCGCCTTGGTGCGCAGGGGCAAAGATTGCTGCAGCATGTCTGGCATGACGATCCGCTGTTTCGCGCGGCGGGAGAGCAGGCGATCGAGATTGTCTCCAGCGGTGTCGGAACCGTGAAGGAAGAGGGAGGCCCGACCCGTGACGCCCGCGCGTTGGCTAGGTTTTCGGCGGATCGCCTGAATGGTGCCACGCGGATCGCGACATTCTCGATTTCGGGCTGGGACAGCCATGCCAATCAGGGCCGCGTCATCGGTCGGGCGATGAATCGCCTTTCTGATGCCATTCTGACCCTGCGCGACGGCTTGGGAAAGAACTGGCAGCGCACCACGGTTCTGGCGATGACCGAATTCGGGCGGACCGTGCGCGAAAACGGCAGCGGTGGCACCGATCACGGCACCGGCGGGGCGATGCTGATGGCCGGGGGGGCCTTGCGTGGCCGGCGGGCCTATGGCGGCTGGCCGGGGCTGGCCGAGCAGGATCTCTATGCCGATCGCGATCTGATGCCGCTGCGCGATATCCGTGCCTATGCGGCATGGGCCCTGCATGACCTGTTCGCCGTGTCGCGCGATGTGCTGGAGCAAAGCGTATTCCCGCAGCTGGACATGGGCGACAATCCGCGTTTCCTTGCCTGA
- a CDS encoding NAD-dependent epimerase/dehydratase family protein, translating into MRIALTGASGFVGASVRPLLEQAGHVVTPLDRQHGYALGDRPDLRDHDALIHCAFAHQPGRFRGGEGNDPQAFITANQTGTRILFDQARLCGVRRILFLSSRAVHDGYPPGMFLTDDLPPRPDNLYGRVKADGETCLASSGGLLGTSIRATGLYGPGPRNKWRDLFSDYLRGRSITPRAGTELHVADLAAAMLLLLAHPAPPATVNASDLVLDRHDLLAEVARLSGCRHDLPRRADAASMRLAGCAALARLGWRPGGMSLLKQSLPQLMDATPHL; encoded by the coding sequence ATGCGGATCGCTTTGACCGGCGCAAGCGGATTCGTCGGGGCATCCGTCCGGCCATTGCTTGAACAGGCGGGGCATGTCGTCACGCCGCTGGACCGCCAGCACGGCTATGCGCTTGGCGACCGACCGGATCTGCGGGACCATGACGCGCTGATCCATTGCGCCTTTGCCCACCAACCGGGCAGGTTTCGCGGGGGCGAGGGAAATGACCCGCAGGCTTTCATCACCGCCAATCAGACCGGCACGCGAATCCTGTTCGACCAGGCCCGGCTCTGTGGCGTCCGGCGCATCCTTTTCCTGTCCTCGCGCGCGGTGCATGACGGCTATCCGCCGGGCATGTTCCTGACCGATGACCTGCCGCCACGACCGGACAACCTCTATGGCAGGGTCAAGGCTGATGGCGAAACCTGTCTGGCGTCATCAGGCGGCCTTCTCGGCACCTCCATCCGCGCCACGGGTCTGTATGGACCGGGTCCGCGCAACAAGTGGCGCGACCTCTTTTCGGATTATCTTCGGGGACGGTCGATCACGCCTCGCGCGGGCACGGAACTGCATGTCGCCGATCTGGCCGCAGCCATGTTGTTGTTGCTGGCCCATCCCGCGCCGCCCGCCACCGTGAATGCCAGCGATCTGGTCCTGGACCGGCACGATCTGCTGGCCGAGGTCGCCCGCTTGTCCGGTTGCCGACATGATCTGCCCCGGCGTGCGGATGCGGCGTCGATGCGGCTGGCGGGCTGTGCTGCGCTGGCGCGTCTGGGCTGGCGGCCCGGTGGCATGTCACTGCTGAAACAAAGCCTGCCGCAACTTATGGACGCCACGCCACATTTGTGA
- a CDS encoding response regulator has translation MHTELGNTAKEALPMWRMSLPGRPLVGLTVLVVEDSRFASEAVRLLCLRSGARIRRADCLRSAARHLKTYRPTVVIVDLGLPDGNGADLIAQISRSVPPVPVVLGISGDPSLEEVALAAGANGFLSKPVESLAVFQQAILSGLPPESRLPGVRLLSDDVVQPDASGLRDDLAHVAEILGNAHDTGAIDYIARFLAGVARSAHDPALEAAATALARDHQAGHALAADLARISSMVRDRLANVAGM, from the coding sequence ATGCACACCGAACTCGGGAATACTGCGAAAGAGGCCTTGCCGATGTGGCGCATGTCCCTGCCGGGGCGCCCATTGGTCGGACTGACAGTCCTGGTGGTCGAGGATTCGCGCTTCGCGAGCGAGGCGGTCAGGCTGTTGTGCCTGCGCTCGGGCGCGCGGATTCGGCGGGCCGACTGTCTGCGCTCGGCGGCGCGGCATCTGAAGACCTATCGTCCCACCGTGGTGATCGTCGATCTGGGGTTGCCCGACGGCAATGGCGCAGATCTGATCGCACAGATTTCCCGTTCGGTCCCACCTGTCCCGGTGGTTCTGGGTATCTCCGGCGATCCCTCGCTGGAAGAGGTTGCACTTGCGGCCGGCGCCAATGGCTTTCTGAGCAAACCGGTGGAAAGCCTTGCGGTATTCCAGCAGGCGATTCTGTCCGGCCTGCCCCCTGAATCGCGGTTGCCGGGCGTGCGACTTCTGTCCGATGATGTCGTACAGCCCGATGCCTCGGGCCTGCGTGACGATCTGGCCCATGTCGCGGAAATTCTGGGCAATGCCCATGACACAGGCGCGATCGATTACATTGCGCGCTTTCTGGCCGGAGTGGCACGTTCTGCCCATGACCCGGCGCTGGAGGCCGCCGCAACCGCCCTGGCCCGCGACCATCAGGCCGGTCATGCCCTGGCCGCAGATCTGGCACGGATCAGCAGCATGGTCCGCGACCGCCTTGCCAATGTCGCCGGAATGTAG
- a CDS encoding glycosyltransferase codes for MLPAGLIAETPARSERAFVTLVTNPDYLPGAEALLRSLLLTDTPADLVVMHRGLQPAHLERLRLHGARLIAAELLPTSREFDLTHARDALHARAAFTRGGKPDFHTPLDNFVKLRLWQLDYERCVFIDADAIVLRPVDKLFEMPEFCAAPNVYDGLDGFHRMNSGVFTARPDIQRFDDMLARLDRPGAFWRRTDQTFLQDYFDDWQGLSIHHNMLQYVWFNMPELWSWEDIRILHFQYEKPWQAHAKAELLRPLIDLWQTIASGQPVPDLSAQVRPVAA; via the coding sequence ATGTTGCCAGCCGGGTTGATCGCCGAAACCCCGGCGCGCAGCGAGCGCGCATTCGTCACCCTGGTCACCAACCCCGATTACCTGCCGGGGGCCGAAGCGCTGTTGCGTTCATTGTTGCTGACGGACACGCCGGCCGACCTGGTCGTCATGCATCGCGGGCTGCAACCCGCGCATCTGGAACGGCTGCGCCTTCACGGTGCAAGACTGATCGCAGCGGAGCTGTTGCCCACATCGCGTGAATTCGACCTGACCCATGCCCGCGATGCCTTGCATGCGCGCGCCGCCTTCACCCGTGGCGGCAAACCGGATTTTCACACGCCCCTGGACAATTTCGTCAAGCTGCGCCTGTGGCAGCTGGATTATGAACGTTGCGTCTTCATAGATGCCGATGCCATCGTCCTGCGCCCGGTCGACAAGCTGTTCGAGATGCCCGAATTCTGTGCCGCGCCCAATGTCTATGACGGTCTGGACGGCTTCCATAGAATGAATTCCGGCGTCTTCACCGCGCGTCCCGACATCCAGCGGTTTGATGACATGCTGGCGCGGCTGGATCGTCCCGGCGCATTCTGGAGGCGCACCGACCAGACCTTCCTGCAGGATTATTTCGACGACTGGCAGGGGCTGTCGATCCATCACAACATGCTGCAATATGTCTGGTTCAACATGCCGGAACTGTGGAGTTGGGAGGACATCCGCATCCTGCATTTCCAGTATGAAAAGCCATGGCAGGCCCATGCCAAGGCCGAACTGCTGCGCCCGCTGATCGACCTGTGGCAGACCATTGCCTCGGGCCAGCCCGTGCCCGACCTGTCCGCACAGGTCCGCCCCGTCGCCGCCTGA
- a CDS encoding DUF1467 family protein: MNLTGGIVLYAVLWFLTLFVVMPFGQRSQQDAGEIVPGTHAGAPADLPVKRKVILTTLISSVLWSIIAGIILGGFVTRADIEGLDQIFR, encoded by the coding sequence ATGAACCTTACCGGCGGAATCGTTCTTTATGCCGTGCTGTGGTTCCTGACGCTGTTCGTCGTCATGCCCTTTGGTCAGCGCAGCCAGCAGGATGCCGGAGAGATCGTGCCCGGCACGCATGCCGGCGCGCCGGCCGATCTGCCCGTGAAACGCAAGGTGATCCTGACGACGCTGATCTCTTCCGTGCTTTGGTCGATTATCGCCGGAATCATCCTTGGCGGCTTTGTTACCCGCGCCGATATCGAGGGTCTTGATCAGATATTCCGCTGA
- the aspS gene encoding aspartate--tRNA ligase: MHAYRSHTCGDLTAANAGETIRLSGWVHRVRDHGGVLFVDLRDHYGMTQVLADSDSPAFAAMEKLRAETVIRIDGRVKLRDEALVNPKLPTGEIEVYATDLEVLGAADELPLPVFGDQEYPEETRLTYRFLDLRRETLHNNIMLRSKVIQSIRRRMWDREFTEFQTPIITASSPEGARDFLVPSRLHPGKFYALPQAPQQFKQLIMVAGFDKYFQIAPCFRDEDPRADRSPTDFYQLDMEMSFVSQDDVFQAVQPVIQGIFEEFGGGRRVDTDWPRIPYAEAMLKYGSDKPDLRNPIEMQVVSEHFRGSGFAIFAKLLEQEGTEIRAIPAPTGGSRKFADRMNAFAQQQGLPGMGYILWRKAADGSTEAAGPVAKNIGPERTEAIRQQLGLGEGDAAFFLGGKPENFEAVAGRARNEIGRELGLTDENQFKFAWIVDFPMYEKDDEGRIDFSHNPFSMPQGGLEALNGDPLAVKGYQYDLACNGYELVSGAIRNHKPEIMFKAFELAGYGKEEVEKRFGGMVKAFRYGAPPHGGCAAGIDRIVMLLADEANIREVIMFPMNQRAEDLMMDAPSEPTNEQLRELRLRVLPKE; the protein is encoded by the coding sequence ATGCACGCCTATCGCAGCCATACCTGCGGCGATCTGACAGCCGCCAATGCCGGTGAAACCATCCGTTTGTCGGGCTGGGTCCATCGGGTCCGTGACCACGGGGGCGTTCTGTTCGTCGATCTTCGCGACCACTATGGCATGACTCAGGTTCTGGCCGACAGTGACAGCCCGGCCTTCGCCGCGATGGAAAAACTGCGCGCCGAAACCGTCATCCGCATCGACGGGCGCGTCAAGCTGCGCGATGAAGCGCTGGTCAACCCCAAGCTGCCCACCGGCGAGATCGAGGTCTATGCGACCGATCTCGAGGTGCTGGGCGCAGCGGACGAACTGCCCCTGCCGGTCTTCGGTGATCAGGAATACCCGGAAGAAACGCGTCTGACCTATCGCTTTCTGGACCTGCGCCGCGAAACGCTGCACAACAACATCATGCTGCGCAGCAAGGTGATCCAGTCGATCCGCCGGCGCATGTGGGACCGCGAGTTCACCGAATTCCAGACCCCGATCATCACCGCCTCCAGCCCCGAGGGCGCGCGCGACTTTCTGGTGCCGTCGCGTCTGCATCCGGGCAAGTTCTACGCCCTGCCGCAGGCACCGCAGCAGTTCAAGCAGCTGATCATGGTTGCGGGTTTTGACAAATACTTCCAGATCGCGCCCTGTTTCCGCGACGAGGACCCACGTGCGGATCGCAGCCCGACCGATTTCTACCAGCTGGACATGGAAATGTCCTTCGTGTCGCAGGATGACGTTTTCCAGGCGGTGCAGCCGGTCATTCAGGGCATCTTCGAGGAATTCGGCGGTGGACGGCGTGTCGATACCGACTGGCCGCGCATCCCCTATGCCGAGGCGATGCTCAAATATGGCAGCGACAAGCCCGACCTGCGCAACCCGATCGAAATGCAGGTCGTCAGCGAACATTTCCGTGGCTCCGGCTTTGCGATCTTTGCCAAGCTGCTGGAGCAGGAAGGCACCGAGATCCGCGCCATTCCCGCCCCGACGGGCGGCAGCCGCAAATTTGCCGACCGCATGAATGCCTTTGCCCAGCAACAGGGTTTGCCCGGCATGGGCTATATCCTGTGGCGCAAGGCAGCGGATGGCAGCACCGAGGCCGCGGGTCCGGTCGCCAAGAATATCGGTCCCGAACGGACCGAGGCGATCCGCCAGCAACTGGGACTGGGCGAGGGCGACGCAGCCTTCTTCCTGGGGGGCAAACCCGAGAACTTCGAGGCCGTCGCCGGGCGTGCGCGCAATGAAATCGGCCGTGAACTGGGTCTGACGGATGAGAACCAGTTCAAATTCGCCTGGATCGTCGATTTCCCGATGTACGAAAAGGACGACGAGGGACGGATCGATTTCAGCCATAACCCGTTCTCGATGCCGCAGGGCGGTCTGGAGGCGCTGAACGGAGATCCGCTGGCCGTCAAGGGCTATCAATATGATCTGGCCTGTAACGGCTATGAGTTGGTGTCGGGCGCGATCCGGAACCACAAGCCGGAAATCATGTTCAAGGCCTTCGAACTTGCCGGCTATGGCAAGGAAGAGGTCGAGAAGCGTTTCGGCGGCATGGTCAAGGCATTCCGCTATGGCGCGCCGCCCCACGGTGGCTGTGCAGCCGGGATCGACCGGATCGTGATGTTGCTGGCCGATGAGGCCAATATCCGCGAAGTCATCATGTTCCCGATGAACCAGCGCGCCGAAGACTTGATGATGGATGCGCCCTCCGAGCCGACAAATGAACAGCTGCGCGAGTTGCGTCTGCGGGTCTTGCCGAAAGAGTGA